Proteins encoded together in one Malaclemys terrapin pileata isolate rMalTer1 chromosome 16, rMalTer1.hap1, whole genome shotgun sequence window:
- the ISCU gene encoding iron-sulfur cluster assembly enzyme ISCU produces MAALRMTGGRAVAALLRPGLMGLADPAAGYHKKVVDHYENPRNVGSLDKSAKNVGTGLVGAPACGDVMKLQVEVDKNGKIIDARFKTFGCGSAIASSSLATEWIKGKTVDEALKIRNTDIAKELCLPPVKLHCSMLAEDAIRAALADYKLKQDPKKEEPEKKAAKA; encoded by the exons ATGGCGGCGCTGCGGATGACGGGGGGCCGGGCTGTTGCTGCGCTGCTGAGACCCGGGCTCATGGGGCTGGCGGATCCCGCCGCGGGGTATCACAAGAAG GTAGTGGATCACTATGAGAATCCGAGAAATGTGGGCTCCCTTGATAAGAGTGCAAAGAACGTTGGCACTGGATTAGTGGGTGCTCCTGCCTGTGGCGATGTTATGAAACTACAG GTTGAAGtggataaaaatggaaaaattattGATGCAAGATTCAAAACATTTGGCTGTGGATCGGCAATTGCCTCAAGCTCATTGGCCACAGAATGGATTAAAGGAAAAACG GTTGACGAAGCCTTGAAGATCAGAAATACTGATATTGCTAAAGAGCTGTGCCTTCCTCCAGTTAAACTACACTGTTCTA TGCTAGCTGAAGATGCAATCAGGGCTGCTCTGGCAGACTACAAGTTGAAACAGGATCCTAAGAAAGAAGAGCCAGAGAAGAAAGCAGCCAAAGCCTAA